DNA from Asticcacaulis sp. ZE23SCel15:
GCCGGTCTTGACGGCCCAATCCAGCGCCAGAGCCGACTTGCCGGATGCGGTAGGGCCGGCCAGAAGCAGCAGGTGAGGGGGGGATGCGGACATATTGATGTGAATAGCCGCAATGTGGGTTGCATGACAAGCCGCCAAAGCCTAATCCCTGACGCGAACTTGTAAGGACTATCTCATGACCCAGCCCGACCGCGAACAGGTACTCAGCGCGCTCAACACCATCAAGGACCCGGTATCCGGGGCGGGCTTGTCGGACGCAGGGTTGGTGCGCGGACTGGTGCTGTCGCCGGATCGGGTCGGGTTCATGCTGGAAGTGCCGCGCGATCAGGTCAATCTCTATGGCCCTGTGCGGGCTGAGGCCGAGCGGATGCTGGCCGGATTGCCGGGCATCAAAAAGGCGCAGGTCGTACTCACGGCTGAGACCGAAGCGCCGGTTCAGACCCCCAAAGCCGCCAAACTGTCGCCGCAGGCCGCCGACCAGAACCGCCCCAAAGCGCCCGTGGCCTCATCGCGACCGGCCCATGTCAAGCGCGTGATCGTGGTCGGATCGGGTAAGGGCGGGGTCGGCAAATCAACTGTTGCCCTTAGTCTGGCGCTGGCACTCAAGGGGCTTGGGTTACGGGTCGGGTTGCTGGATGCCGATATCTACGGGCCGTCAGCGCCGCTGATGCTGGGGGTGACCACGCCACCGGCGTTTGGGCCGGAAAAGATGATGATCCCGCCGCAAGCCTTTGGGCTTAAGGTCAATTCGGTCGGGTTCTTAGTGGATGCCGATCAGGCGATGATCTGGCGCGGGCCGATGGCGTCGCAGGCGCTTAATCAACTGCTGACCCAGACCCTGTGGGGGACTGAAGCCGAGCCGCTCGATGTGCTGGTGGTCGATATGCCGCCGGGGACGGGAGATGTGCAACTGACCCTGACGCAAAAGACGATGATTGACGGGGCGGTGGTGGTGTCGACGCCGCAGGAAATGGCGCTGATTGATGCGCGTCGGGCGATCACCCTGTTTGAAAAAACATCCGTGAAAATTCTTGGGATTGTTGAGAACATGGCCTGGCTGGAAAATCCGGTCTCAGGTGAAGCCA
Protein-coding regions in this window:
- a CDS encoding Mrp/NBP35 family ATP-binding protein, with product MTQPDREQVLSALNTIKDPVSGAGLSDAGLVRGLVLSPDRVGFMLEVPRDQVNLYGPVRAEAERMLAGLPGIKKAQVVLTAETEAPVQTPKAAKLSPQAADQNRPKAPVASSRPAHVKRVIVVGSGKGGVGKSTVALSLALALKGLGLRVGLLDADIYGPSAPLMLGVTTPPAFGPEKMMIPPQAFGLKVNSVGFLVDADQAMIWRGPMASQALNQLLTQTLWGTEAEPLDVLVVDMPPGTGDVQLTLTQKTMIDGAVVVSTPQEMALIDARRAITLFEKTSVKILGIVENMAWLENPVSGEAIYVFGRDGAKILAQNLKVPFLGDVPLDPALRKGSDEAQPLVALEPDGDVAVRFKMIAQAVMAQLD